A single window of Parabacteroides sp. FAFU027 DNA harbors:
- a CDS encoding MBL fold metallo-hydrolase, which produces MKCRILMDNTPDSESRLQCEHGLSLTFSIGGQQWLLDTGATGLFAGNARQMGIDLNDIDYLVLTHAHYDHTGGLEVFLKENDHAPVFLSDKITDNSYYSKRNDGKRNIGIRHELFEQYPERFFRLSGNRWITPEVAVISDFGNDYPKPQGNRMLYHGDHPDTFEHEIALVVRTGRGNVVFTGCAHNGLLNILHVAHRFAPEAPIIAAIGGTHLIDPREGQSFESEDEIKAMANALTTDFPGIRLITGHCTGQTARLILMEKMGIKLEWFCCGYEVEI; this is translated from the coding sequence ATGAAGTGCAGGATTTTAATGGACAACACGCCGGATAGCGAAAGCCGGCTGCAATGTGAACACGGGCTGAGCCTGACATTCAGCATAGGCGGTCAGCAATGGCTGCTCGACACCGGCGCTACCGGACTCTTTGCCGGAAATGCCAGACAGATGGGTATCGACCTTAACGACATCGACTACCTCGTGCTTACTCATGCGCATTACGACCATACCGGCGGTCTGGAGGTTTTTCTAAAGGAAAATGACCACGCTCCGGTATTCCTATCCGATAAAATCACCGACAATAGCTACTATTCCAAACGCAATGACGGCAAACGAAACATCGGTATCCGCCACGAATTGTTTGAGCAGTATCCGGAGCGCTTCTTCCGGCTCTCCGGCAATCGTTGGATAACTCCCGAGGTAGCGGTGATTTCCGACTTCGGAAACGATTACCCCAAACCCCAAGGGAATCGCATGCTCTATCACGGAGACCATCCCGACACCTTCGAGCATGAAATAGCACTGGTCGTTCGTACCGGCAGAGGCAACGTCGTCTTTACCGGATGCGCCCATAACGGATTGCTCAACATCCTGCACGTAGCCCACCGTTTCGCTCCCGAAGCGCCTATCATTGCAGCCATCGGCGGCACTCACCTGATTGACCCTCGGGAGGGACAGAGCTTTGAAAGTGAAGACGAGATTAAGGCTATGGCAAATGCCCTGACAACTGATTTTCCGGGAATCCGATTGATTACGGGGCACTGTACCGGACAGACTGCCCGGCTGATTCTTATGGAAAAGATGGGTATAAAATTGGAGTGGTTTTGTTGCGGATATGAGGTGGAAATATAG
- a CDS encoding nucleotidyltransferase domain-containing protein, which translates to MEINRENIEALLGTIVKRLLPLNPSKIILFGSYAYGTPTSDSDLDICVVKKQILSKTKEKREIREKLKDIEVAKDILIPSEEEYEFYRKQYGSVFMDIDMKGRVLWQNS; encoded by the coding sequence ATGGAAATCAATCGCGAAAATATCGAAGCCTTATTGGGAACAATCGTAAAGAGACTGTTGCCACTCAATCCTTCCAAAATTATTCTTTTCGGCAGCTATGCCTATGGTACACCAACATCAGATAGTGACCTGGATATTTGTGTAGTCAAGAAACAAATTCTTTCCAAAACAAAAGAAAAACGGGAAATCAGGGAAAAGCTGAAAGATATTGAGGTCGCCAAGGATATTCTTATCCCATCGGAAGAAGAATATGAGTTTTATCGCAAACAATATGGTTCGGTTTTTATGGATATTGATATGAAAGGACGAGTGTTATGGCAGAATTCCTGA
- a CDS encoding HEPN domain-containing protein translates to MAEFLSQYQLLFNKARTDYHAAQVLFQSFNRGDSELDLEVIYFHLQQCAEKCFKSILSYHQVNFPKVHDLELLVNLLHPLKIELQADTELLIELSDFAVEGRYNIIHDDLEQAQQYFREVEILLTQVKALIS, encoded by the coding sequence ATGGCAGAATTCCTGAGTCAATACCAGCTACTATTCAATAAGGCCCGAACAGATTATCATGCTGCACAGGTTTTATTTCAAAGCTTCAATCGGGGGGATAGCGAACTTGATTTGGAAGTTATCTATTTCCACTTGCAGCAATGCGCCGAAAAATGTTTTAAATCAATTCTCTCCTACCATCAGGTCAATTTTCCCAAAGTACATGACCTAGAGCTATTGGTAAATCTCCTTCATCCATTAAAAATTGAATTGCAAGCCGATACTGAACTGCTTATCGAACTGAGTGACTTCGCTGTAGAGGGGAGATACAACATTATTCATGACGATTTAGAACAGGCTCAACAATATTTCCGTGAAGTAGAAATTCTTCTAACGCAAGTTAAAGCCCTGATATCCTAA
- a CDS encoding acyl-CoA carboxylase subunit beta, translating into MSKIAQIHNKFIEKNRVAELGGGSDKIVKQHQSGKLTARERIDVLLDKGTFVELDKFVVHKCTNFGMDKTKIPGDGIVSGYGKVDGRLVYVYAYDFTVFGGSLSRTNADKIVKLQKMALKMGAPVIALNDSGGARIQEGVSSLAGYGDIFFQNTIASGVIPQLSVILGPCAGGACYSPALTDFIFMVKEKSHMFVTGPDVVKTVTHEDVSKEELGGAVTHSTKSGVAHFMGNTEEETLMMVRELLSFLPSNNMEDAPVEPTMDDVTREDVSLNDIVPADPNKPYDIKELIEAVVDDKYFFEVMPGFAQNIVVGFARMGGKTVGIVANQPAFYAGVLDIDASDKGARFIRFCDCFNIPIITFEDVPGFLPGTLQEQNGIIRHGAKIVYAYVEATVPKITIITRKAYGGAYIVMSSKHTGSDVNFAYPNAEIAVMGAAGAVNILYRNSSEEEKAAALKEYEEMFSNPYRAAELGYIDEIILPQQTRAKIIQALDMTHTKIRTNPAKKHGNIPL; encoded by the coding sequence AAGATTGCTCAAATTCATAATAAATTCATTGAGAAAAACCGCGTAGCCGAATTGGGCGGCGGATCAGATAAAATCGTTAAACAACACCAGTCGGGTAAACTGACGGCTCGCGAACGCATCGACGTGTTGCTTGATAAAGGCACTTTCGTGGAGCTGGATAAGTTTGTGGTGCACAAGTGTACCAACTTTGGCATGGACAAAACCAAAATCCCCGGAGACGGTATCGTATCGGGTTATGGAAAAGTGGATGGACGTCTGGTGTACGTTTACGCGTATGACTTTACCGTGTTTGGCGGTTCGTTGAGCCGTACCAATGCTGATAAAATCGTGAAGCTTCAGAAGATGGCGCTTAAGATGGGTGCTCCCGTTATCGCGTTGAACGACTCGGGTGGTGCGCGTATCCAGGAAGGTGTTTCCAGCCTTGCCGGATATGGCGATATCTTCTTCCAGAATACTATTGCATCGGGGGTAATTCCTCAGCTTTCCGTGATTCTTGGCCCATGTGCCGGTGGTGCGTGTTATTCACCTGCATTGACCGACTTTATCTTTATGGTGAAGGAGAAAAGCCACATGTTTGTGACTGGTCCCGATGTCGTGAAGACTGTGACCCACGAAGATGTAAGCAAAGAAGAGCTTGGTGGCGCTGTTACCCACAGCACGAAGAGCGGTGTGGCTCACTTTATGGGCAATACTGAAGAAGAAACGCTGATGATGGTGCGTGAATTGTTGAGCTTCCTGCCTTCCAATAATATGGAAGATGCGCCGGTAGAGCCAACGATGGACGACGTTACCCGCGAAGATGTCAGCCTGAACGACATCGTTCCTGCTGACCCGAACAAACCTTACGACATCAAAGAACTGATTGAAGCAGTTGTTGACGATAAATATTTCTTCGAAGTGATGCCGGGTTTCGCACAGAATATCGTGGTAGGTTTTGCCCGCATGGGTGGAAAGACTGTCGGTATCGTGGCTAACCAGCCTGCATTCTATGCCGGAGTTCTTGATATCGACGCATCAGACAAAGGAGCTCGTTTCATCCGTTTCTGCGACTGTTTCAATATTCCGATTATTACTTTCGAAGATGTGCCGGGCTTCCTGCCGGGAACGCTTCAGGAGCAAAACGGTATTATTCGCCACGGTGCTAAAATCGTTTACGCTTACGTGGAGGCTACTGTGCCGAAGATTACCATCATCACCCGCAAGGCTTACGGCGGCGCTTACATCGTGATGTCGAGCAAGCATACCGGTAGTGATGTGAACTTTGCTTATCCGAATGCGGAGATTGCTGTAATGGGTGCTGCCGGTGCGGTTAATATTCTGTACCGTAACTCCAGCGAAGAAGAGAAAGCGGCTGCCCTGAAAGAGTACGAAGAGATGTTCTCCAACCCGTACCGCGCAGCTGAACTGGGCTACATAGACGAAATCATCCTGCCTCAGCAGACCCGTGCCAAAATCATCCAGGCGCTGGATATGACTCATACTAAAATCCGGACTAATCCGGCTAAGAAACACGGAAACATTCCGTTGTAA